Proteins from a genomic interval of Trichoderma breve strain T069 chromosome 2, whole genome shotgun sequence:
- a CDS encoding alpha/beta hydrolase family domain-containing protein: MAVPLHPILWASIGVAAAPLAFYIALIALGVIPFFQRHFLYAHTVNSLWWSDINAPVGWGFAKNQVTPFGLQTSDGETIYAWHIMPLPLYLQHETTVATQDLGFCKDFTQTESFRLLANDPDNAGHIAQNVRPASYHALTDTSSYHVLAIDYRGFGHSTGAPDEKGLILDAAAVVDWAINVANIPPNRIVLLGHSLGTAVVSGVAERYALQGVEFAGIVLVAAFSDLATMLSGYRFGGLVPALGPFAIYPSIHRVLDRVLVDKWHSADRLVNIVRHTRKRLRISLVHAKNDKDIPWTEDNKLFRAAASETIGTLDDDEFDTWKESCTVRTSDDSFVTTWKTGDDIIIRQELFPYGGHNEILSFAPVSLAIMRSFDLEGTAYD, translated from the exons ATGGCAGTTCCCTTGCATCCTATCCTTTGGGCGTCCATCGGCGTGGCGGCCGCACCGCTCGCCTTCTATATCGCTCTCATAGCACTGGGCGTGATCCCATTCTTCCAGAGGCA CTTTCTATATGCCCATACCGTCAACTCGTTATGGTGGTCGGATATCAACGCCCCAGTAGGCTGGGGCTTCGCCA AAAATCAAGTAACACCGTTTGGATTACAAACCTCTGATGGAGAGACAATCTATGCTTGGCACATTATGCCGCTGCCTCTATATCTGCAACATGAAACCACAGTGGCAACACAGGACCTGGGGTTCTGTAAAGACTTCACACAAACTGAATCTTTTCGGCTTCTAGCAAACGATCCAGAT AACGCCGGTCACATTGCCCAAAATGTTCGGCCAGCTAGTTATCATGCCCTGACTGATACGTCATCTTACCACGTTCTGGCCATTGACTACCGCGGCTTCGGTCATTCCACTGGCGCGCCCGACGAAAAGGGCCTGATTCTAGATGCCGCTGCGGTGGTCGACTGGGCAATCAACGTGGCAAACATTCCCCCGAATCGGATCGTTCTGCTCGGCCACAGCCTTGGAACCGCCGTTGTCAGTGGTGTCGCCGAACGGTATGCCCTTCAGGGGGTTGAATTTGCGGGTATTGTGCTAGTTGCCGCCTTCAGCGACTTAGCCACGATGCTGAGCGGCTATCGTTTCGGAGGGCTCGTACCCGCCCTTGGGCCATTCGCTATCTATCCCTCCATCCATCGTGTTCTCGACAGAGTCCTCGTGGACAAATGGCACTCAGCCGACAGGCTCGTCAATATCGTCCGCCACACCAGGAAAAGATTGAGAATAAGCTTGGTGCATGCAAAGAATGATAAGGATATCCCCTGGACGGAGGATAACAAGCTATTTCGCGCTGCCGCAAGCGAGACGATTGGCACTCTAGATGACGATGAATTCGACACTTGGAAAGAGTCTTGCACAGTTCGGACCAGCGATGATTCGTTTGTGACTACATGGAAAACAGGCGATGACATTATCATTCGTCAAGAGCTATTTCCCTACGGTG GACATAATGAAATTCTGAGCTTTGCACCAGTCAGCTTGGCCATTATGAGGTCGTTTGACCTTGAAGGCACAGCCTACGATTAA
- a CDS encoding oligosaccharyltransferase subunit ribophorin II domain-containing protein, whose amino-acid sequence MRFSVASTLLALATVASAASSWTFSDGTVKVLSKAGNDAVEKFSGVDRVQNTLTLGHQDKLKVTLTTKDGSTAKRPHQAFLVVKEASGLEAPFPLTVKDSGKGTVEISQKDLPVQLLLSQEPLEASLVLASFGSSKGSVTPVFDFTVKLDAATSAPSYEKPLRYGKLAEIHHIFRADPKNPPKIVSITFALAVLATVPALFIGWFALGGNFTHVQKALGNAPISHVVFFGSIVAMEGVFFLYYTQWNLFQTLPAIGAVGVAAFLSGTKALGEVQRRRLAGERTFTPPSAEETINHPAFASVIWALEPHQQGIVEVAKGRGGPVKIAWEIHGDGPTKVLFIMGLAGIKTSWQRQTKYFGHDRSNEYSVLILDNRGMGDSDKPIARYTTSGMAADIVEVLDHVGWTSERDVHLVGLSLGGMIAQEVAYAIPTRLRSLTLMGTTAQFESGPAKSWSDAMWQRLSFVVPKSEDQSIFDTGRKLFPEEWLAAPDDAASLPSPKTTSRCGPAPGTPDGEYRTFDNNFQRFQAQELFKKRHASWFTQQGFLCQLIAAAGHRKTPQQLKTMADRVGRERILVMHGTVDNMITVPNGEKLIKHIEPGMGLIVEGMGHAPIMDRAEWLNALLEERFTAWGKL is encoded by the exons ATGCGATTTTCCGTTGCCTCAACACTTTTGGCGCTCGCCACGGTCGCCTCTGCTGCTTCCTCATGGACCTTTTCGGACGGTACCGTCAAAGTGCTCTCAAAAGCCGGCAATGATGCGGTAGAGAA ATTCAGCGGCGTTGATCGGGTGCAGAACACCCTTACTCTGGGTCACCAGGACAAGCTCAAGGTGACACTCACGACGAAAGACGGCTCCACGGCGAAGCGACCACACCAAGCTTTCTTGGTCGTGAAGGAGGCATCTGGTCTGGAGGCTCCTTTCCCGTTGACCGTGAAGGACTCTGGAAAGGGAACGGTCGAAATT TCTCAGAAAGATCTTCCCGTCCAACTGCTTCTCTCTCAAGAGCCCCTCGAAGCCAGCCTTGTTCTGGCCTCCTTTGGCTCTTCCAAGGGCTCAGTTACCCCTGTTTTCGATTTCACCGTCAAGCTGGACGCTGCCACCTCTGCGCCTAGTTACGAGAAGCCACTGCGATATGGCAAGCTTGCTGAGATCCATCACATTTTCCGAGCCGATCCCAAGAACCCTCCCAAGATCGTATCTATTACATTTGCACTCGCCGTACTGGCTACTGTGCCCGCCCTGTTCATCGGC TGGTTTGCTCTTGGCGGAAACTTTACCCATGTGCAGAAGGCTCTGGGCAATGCTCCCATATCACATGTAGTCTTCTTCGGCTCAATTGTTGCCATGGAGggtgtcttcttcctctacTACACTCAGTGGAACCTGTTCCAGACCCTGCCGGCGATTGGCGCTGTTGGCGTCGCCGCCTTCTTGAGCGGAACCAAGGCTTTGGGTGAGGTTCAGCGCCGACGATTGGCCGGCGAGAG GACGTTCACACCACCATCTGCCGAGGAGACGATTAATCATCCGGCTTTTGCTTCGGTAATCTGGGCTCTGGAGCCTCATCAGCAAGGCATCGTTGAGGTTGCCAAAGGGCGAGGTGGCCCTGTGAAGATTGCTTGGGAGATTCATGGAGATGGACCAACTAAAGTTTTG TTCATCATGGGCTTGGCCGGTATAAAGACATCATGGCAGCGCCAGACGAAATACTTTGGCCACGACCGCTCAAATGAGTATTCCGTCCTCATCCTGGACAACCGAGGCATGGGCGACAGCGACAAGCCCATTGCGCGCTACACCACCAGCGGCATGGCCGCCGACATCGTCGAGGTGCTCGACCACGTTGGCTGGACCTCTGAGCGCGACGTCCATCTCGTGGGCCTTTCCCTAGGTGGCATGATCGCCCAGGAGGTCGCATATGCGATTCCCACCCGCCTGCGCTCCCTGACCCTGATGGGCACCACGGCGCAGTTCGAGAGCGGGCCGGCAAAGTCCTGGTCCGACGCCATGTGGCAGCGCCTGAGCTTCGTCGTCCCCAAGTCGGAGGACCAGAGCATCTTTGATACTGGCCGGAAGCTCTTCCCTGAGGAGTGGCTCGCCGCCCCGGACGATGCCGCGTCGCTGCCTTCGCCGAAGACGACGTCTCGGTGCGGCCCTGCGCCCGGCACGCCTGATGGAGAGTACCGCACCTTTGACAACAACTTCCAGCGGTTCCAGGCGCAGGAGCTCTTCAAGAAGCGTCACGCAAGCTGGTTCACGCAGCAGGGCTTCCTGTGCCAGCTGATTGCGGCGGCAGGGCACCGGAAAACGCCGCAGCAGCTGAAAACGATGGCGGATCGCGTGGGGAGGGAGCGCATCTTGGTCATGCATGGGACGGTAGATAATATGATTACGGTGCCgaatggagagaagctgatCAAGCACATCGAGCCGGGCATGGGGCTGATAGTTGAAGGAATGGGACATGCACCAATTATGGATAGAGCAGAGTGGCTCAACGCTCTCTTGGAGGAGAGATTTACGGCTTGGGGGAAACTGTGA